The Montipora capricornis isolate CH-2021 chromosome 6, ASM3666992v2, whole genome shotgun sequence genome has a window encoding:
- the LOC138050377 gene encoding uncharacterized protein, with protein sequence MEGESGRSKSIAFEFAVAWMNKFVLHTDAMPTNGVRNLPSCLTKLAVYHIYSEDLAKANRPIIARSTFLYSMWRTQFPDVVIPKIDDHAWKLKTHVTGVLVNYHTKASVFIDCCQFPHDSNLTINILLHTLLWIQSTSGRLFPTLHLQMDNCWRENKNRFVLCFLAVLIEMGIFTKIKISFLMVGHTQEDIDQMFSCISRRLSKNNARTLVELIREIGLSYTPVIEVDILTYMYDVRRWLEECIVPNLSGHIHQHQFKLVKGPDGKALFFYKKWSTSPAWQPAQGLHIVNGRPKGVPELIAQDKSHMNFAKMVQDLPKYRLHFDSDATRWWERFIENEGPEESQPKWILPFLEAQQPPPLEAGVGCDPGINEGLLSLVEREEREVEEDLTTLRYKLTIKLAQ encoded by the exons ATGGAAGGAGAATCAGGGCGCTCAAAGAGCATAGCGTTTGAATTTGCTGTCGCGTGGATGAACAAATTCGTCTTGCATACAGACGCTATGCCAACAAACGGAGTGCGAAATCTGCCTTCCTGCCTGACAAAATTAGCAGTTTACCACATCTACAGTGAAGACCTGGCTAAAGCAAACCGGCCTATAATTGCAAGATCGACCTTTCTCTACAGCATGTGGAGAACACAATTTCCAGATGTTGTAATACCAAAG ATCGACGACCACGCGTGGAAACTGAAGACGCACGTGACTGGTGTTTTGGTAAATTATCATACCAAAGCATCAGTCTTCATAGACTGCTGCCAGTTCCCACACGACAGCAATTTGACGATAAACATATTGCTCCACACTCTGTTGTGGATTCAGTCAACG TCTGGTCGCCTATTTCCTACGTTACACCTTCAAATGGACAACTGTTGGAGGGAAAATAAAAATCGATTTGTGTTGTGTTTCCTGGCAGTACTGATCGAAATGGGCATTTTTACGAAG ATAAAGATAAGTTTCCTTATGGTTGGACATACGCAAGAGGACATCGATCAGATGTTCTCATGCATTTCCAGACGCCTGAGCAAAAACAACGCCCGGACCCTTGTCGAGCTTATCAGAGAGATTGGGTTGAGTTACACCCCAGTCATTGAAGTTGATATACTAACGTACATGTATGACGTAAGAAGATGGCTGGAGGAGTGTATCGTTCCCAATCTCTCCGGGCACATTCACCAACACCAATTTAAGCTCGTCAAGGGTCCGGACGGGAAGGCACTTTTCTTCTATAAGAAGTGGTCGACAAGCCCGGCATGGCAACCTGCTCAAGGCCTCCATATTGTCAATGGAAGACCCAAAGGGGTTCCAGAGCTTATTGCCCAGGACAAGAGTCACATGAACTTCGCCAAGATGGTTCAGGACCTTCCGAAATACCGCCTTCATTTCGACTCCGACGCAACGAGGTGGTGGGAGAGATTTATCGAAAATGAAGGCCCTGAGGAATCACAACCTAAATGGATACTTCCTTTCCTGGAGGCCCAGCAACCACCACCACTCGAAGCTGGGGTCGGATGCGATCCTGGTATCAACGAGGGATTGTTGAGCTTGGTTGAAAGGGAGGAACGGGAGGTCGAG